From Hymenobacter sedentarius, a single genomic window includes:
- a CDS encoding abortive infection system antitoxin AbiGi family protein yields the protein MAVSSKSIIHYTGSLKNLKGIITDKGLRIKYCNETIHFSSTSRASIAFPMVCFCDLPLTLAKEHIVKYGSYGIGFSKSWAKKNQLNPVLYLEPESTLSQYLNVHSLSVAASFTKLRDAQMDATKEEENFFRLSQVLGFCKNHAGPLTRKGKIVEENYVFYDEREWRYLARQSELGEARSMVYGEHYDKDRNRYNEALKDKRLIFDSNDISYIIVKTDKDIPVIADCLDARYRSEIPMTELQKLYTKIISVNQINNDF from the coding sequence ATGGCAGTCAGTAGTAAATCAATCATCCACTACACAGGCAGTTTAAAAAACTTAAAGGGTATTATCACGGACAAAGGTCTGCGGATAAAGTACTGTAATGAAACAATACATTTTTCAAGTACTAGTAGAGCATCTATTGCTTTCCCAATGGTTTGCTTTTGCGACTTGCCATTAACACTCGCCAAAGAGCATATCGTAAAGTATGGCTCATATGGCATCGGTTTCTCTAAATCATGGGCAAAAAAGAATCAACTAAATCCAGTACTATACCTCGAGCCTGAATCCACACTTAGTCAATATTTAAATGTCCATTCCTTATCTGTTGCAGCCTCATTTACCAAATTGAGAGATGCACAAATGGATGCTACCAAAGAGGAGGAAAATTTCTTTAGGCTAAGTCAGGTATTAGGTTTTTGCAAGAATCATGCAGGTCCATTAACGCGAAAAGGAAAAATTGTAGAGGAAAACTATGTTTTCTACGATGAACGAGAATGGCGCTATTTGGCTAGACAGTCTGAACTTGGAGAAGCTAGATCCATGGTTTATGGCGAACACTATGATAAAGACAGAAACCGCTATAATGAAGCGCTAAAAGATAAAAGGCTAATATTTGACTCTAATGATATATCGTACATCATAGTAAAAACCGACAAGGATATTCCAGTAATTGCCGATTGTCTAGATGCACGCTATAGGAGCGAAATTCCTATGACTGAATTACAAAAGCTGTACACCAAAATCATATCTGTCAATCAGATAAACAACGATTTTTAA
- a CDS encoding Arm DNA-binding domain-containing protein, with protein MKITRQLRLDALAADGTAPIQLTITWEGNRLRVGTGAVVRPEHWDEKHH; from the coding sequence ATGAAAATTACGCGCCAGCTGCGCCTCGATGCCCTGGCCGCTGACGGCACGGCCCCCATTCAACTTACCATCACCTGGGAAGGCAACCGCCTGCGTGTGGGCACCGGGGCCGTGGTGCGGCCCGAGCACTGGGACGAGAAGCACCACTAG